The Cellulomonas wangleii genome includes a region encoding these proteins:
- a CDS encoding gluconokinase, which yields MGVEHLVVMGVSGTGKSTVGQALADRLGRPFLEGDALHPAANVAKMSAGEPLDDDDRWPWLRIVRDTMTERTEAGTSTVVACSALRRVYRDLLREAQGDVRFVLLDVPAGVLRDRIVHRTGHWMPPSLLESQLATLEPLQPDEDGVILPVTGPPADVVDAALRALTPHA from the coding sequence GTGGGAGTCGAGCATCTGGTGGTCATGGGGGTCTCCGGCACGGGCAAGTCGACGGTGGGCCAGGCGCTGGCCGACCGTCTGGGACGGCCGTTCCTCGAGGGCGACGCGCTGCACCCGGCGGCCAACGTCGCCAAGATGAGCGCGGGTGAGCCGCTGGACGACGACGACCGGTGGCCCTGGCTGCGCATCGTGCGCGACACGATGACCGAGCGCACGGAGGCCGGGACGTCGACCGTCGTCGCGTGCTCGGCCCTGCGGCGCGTGTACCGCGACCTCCTGCGCGAGGCGCAGGGTGACGTGCGCTTCGTGCTGCTCGACGTCCCGGCCGGTGTGCTGCGCGACCGCATCGTGCACCGCACCGGGCACTGGATGCCTCCGAGCCTGCTGGAGTCGCAGCTCGCCACGCTCGAGCCGCTGCAGCCGGACGAGGACGGCGTGATCCTGCCGGTCACCGGCCCGCCGGCGGACGTCGTCGACGCCGCCCTCAGGGCCCTCACGCCCCACGCCTGA
- a CDS encoding YtxH domain-containing protein yields the protein MKGKLTFVVGAGVGYLLGTRAGRQQFEKIKGWASDTWNDPRVQGYVQDAEHAATEFAKTQGGALKDKAKGAFSGSEKDDTTSTDDTTSTDDTSTWEPSDGPLVDADDANPDGPRH from the coding sequence ATGAAGGGCAAGCTCACGTTCGTCGTCGGCGCCGGGGTCGGCTACCTGCTGGGGACCCGGGCGGGTCGCCAGCAGTTCGAGAAGATCAAGGGCTGGGCGTCGGACACCTGGAACGACCCCCGCGTGCAGGGCTACGTGCAGGACGCGGAGCATGCCGCCACGGAGTTCGCCAAGACGCAGGGCGGCGCGCTGAAGGACAAGGCCAAGGGCGCGTTCTCCGGCAGCGAGAAGGACGACACGACGTCGACCGACGACACGACGTCGACCGACGACACCAGCACGTGGGAGCCGTCGGACGGTCCGCTGGTCGACGCCGACGACGCCAACCCGGACGGCCCGCGCCACTGA
- a CDS encoding APC family permease, whose protein sequence is MVATSSGTTSTPTLKRSVGRRMLLVFIVGDILGAGIYALTGKVAAEVGGAIWIPFLLAFGLAALTATAYAELVTRYPRAAGAAVYAQRAFGRPFVTFLVAFAVLMSGITSASAAARAFGGDYLAELVTVPTLVAAWAFVLLVAVVNAVGVSESVRVNLVLTAVEVTGLLVILVIGARAFLAGEGDPGRAMTLSADGPVWMAVLGGTALAFYALLGFEDSVNLAEECRHPRSDFPRALFGGIAIAGVVYLSVAFTTSMLVDTATLAESTGPLLEVVRVAGLVFPPWLFAIIALVAVSNTALINMIMASRVVYGMSREGIVPRWLGLVDRRRQTPWVAIAFTTVIALTLVSTGDLSGLADTTVLLLLLVFAVVNVSVLVLRRRPDDRDGAVDGDAPRGFRAPTWAPALGAVVSLVLASPLTGRSADVYARAGLLLGIGVVLYVLNRVLGGTHRPAPERAEPAAS, encoded by the coding sequence ATGGTCGCCACCTCGTCCGGCACGACGTCCACGCCGACGCTCAAGCGCAGCGTCGGGCGGCGGATGCTGCTGGTCTTCATCGTCGGGGACATCCTCGGCGCCGGCATCTACGCCCTCACGGGCAAGGTCGCGGCCGAGGTGGGCGGGGCGATCTGGATCCCGTTCCTGCTCGCGTTCGGCCTGGCCGCGCTGACCGCCACGGCGTACGCCGAGCTGGTCACCCGGTACCCGCGCGCGGCGGGCGCGGCCGTGTACGCACAGCGCGCGTTCGGGCGGCCGTTCGTGACGTTCCTCGTGGCGTTCGCCGTGCTCATGAGCGGGATCACGAGCGCGAGCGCGGCGGCGCGGGCGTTCGGCGGGGACTACCTGGCCGAGCTCGTCACGGTCCCCACGCTCGTCGCCGCGTGGGCGTTCGTGCTGCTCGTCGCGGTGGTCAACGCCGTCGGCGTCTCGGAGTCGGTGCGGGTCAACCTCGTGCTCACGGCCGTCGAGGTCACCGGGCTGCTGGTGATCCTGGTGATCGGGGCGCGCGCGTTCCTCGCGGGCGAGGGCGACCCGGGCCGGGCCATGACGCTGAGCGCCGACGGGCCGGTGTGGATGGCGGTGCTCGGCGGCACGGCGCTCGCGTTCTACGCGCTGCTCGGGTTCGAGGACTCGGTCAACCTGGCGGAGGAGTGCCGCCACCCGCGCAGCGACTTCCCGCGCGCCCTGTTCGGCGGCATCGCCATCGCGGGCGTCGTCTACCTCTCGGTCGCGTTCACCACCTCGATGCTCGTGGACACCGCGACGCTCGCGGAGTCCACCGGCCCGCTGCTGGAGGTGGTCCGGGTCGCCGGGCTCGTGTTCCCGCCGTGGCTGTTCGCGATCATCGCGCTCGTCGCGGTGTCGAACACGGCGCTCATCAACATGATCATGGCGTCGCGGGTGGTCTACGGGATGTCGCGCGAGGGCATCGTGCCCCGCTGGCTGGGCCTGGTGGACCGGCGCCGGCAGACCCCGTGGGTGGCGATCGCGTTCACCACCGTGATCGCGCTGACGCTCGTCAGCACGGGCGACCTGTCCGGCCTGGCGGACACGACGGTGCTGCTCCTGCTGCTCGTCTTCGCCGTGGTCAACGTCTCGGTGCTGGTGCTCCGCCGGCGGCCCGACGACCGCGACGGCGCGGTCGACGGCGACGCGCCCCGCGGCTTCCGTGCCCCCACGTGGGCGCCGGCGCTCGGGGCGGTCGTGTCGCTCGTCCTCGCCTCCCCGCTCACCGGCCGGTCGGCCGACGTCTACGCACGGGCCGGCCTGCTGCTGGGCATCGGGGTCGTGCTCTACGTGCTCAACCGCGTGCTGGGCGGTACCCACCGCCCCGCACCCGAGAGGGCGGAGCCGGCTGCGAGCTGA
- a CDS encoding cation:proton antiporter, whose product MDLLAALVLAVLVIVTITTVAPRAGVAAPLLLVLVGAGVSFLPFVPEIEVQPEWILGIVLPPLLYSSATTLPTMDFRRDLRTISALSVVLVVVSAVVVGFVLSAVVPDVDLATGIALGAVVSPTDAVATSIVRRAGVSPRVVTVLEGESMLNDATALVLLRSAIVAAAGTVSLLEVAGDFVVAVVVAVVIGYVVGRLHVWARGHITLTTSNVAISFVVPFVAYLPTERLGASGLVAAVVAGLVTGHAAPGALRARDRVTEIAVWRTLELLLEGSVFLLMGLEVFGLVEDVLDVHGSLGVALGLGALTGTLVLAVRSVFVAWSVWELARRTDRTPPVRDWLTHAQARLDDGELPQPPAGRGRARRRARRGAAAARDGGAEAVGRRVQRKIADIDYLVAERFGPREGVVLVWAGLRGAVTLAAAQSLPSGTPQRSLLVLVAFVVAAGTLLIQGSTLPWVLRRLGMAGREQRDEAALAALRDDLRRAALRRLDDPDLTQPDGTPYPAPVVERTRHRFAVLDAQVTADDEQRELDRAAGQRLLIALLTAQRAELLHVRDLGTYPSAVLTQALAELDALQIGVELRS is encoded by the coding sequence GTGGACCTGCTCGCCGCCCTCGTCCTGGCCGTCCTCGTCATCGTCACGATCACGACGGTCGCGCCCCGCGCCGGGGTCGCCGCCCCGCTGCTCCTCGTGCTCGTCGGCGCGGGCGTGAGCTTCCTGCCGTTCGTGCCGGAGATCGAGGTGCAGCCCGAGTGGATCCTCGGGATCGTGCTGCCGCCGCTGCTGTACTCGTCGGCCACGACCCTGCCGACGATGGACTTCCGGCGCGACCTGCGCACGATCTCCGCGCTCTCGGTCGTGCTCGTGGTGGTGTCCGCGGTGGTCGTCGGGTTCGTCCTGTCGGCGGTGGTGCCGGACGTCGACCTGGCCACGGGCATCGCGCTGGGCGCCGTGGTCAGCCCGACCGACGCCGTGGCCACCTCGATCGTCCGCAGGGCCGGTGTCTCGCCGCGCGTCGTCACCGTCCTCGAGGGCGAGTCCATGCTCAACGACGCGACCGCCCTGGTGCTCCTGCGCTCGGCGATCGTCGCCGCGGCCGGCACCGTCTCGCTGCTGGAGGTGGCGGGCGACTTCGTGGTCGCGGTCGTCGTCGCCGTGGTCATCGGCTACGTGGTCGGCCGGCTGCACGTGTGGGCGCGCGGGCACATCACGCTCACGACGTCGAACGTCGCGATCTCGTTCGTCGTCCCGTTCGTCGCGTACCTGCCCACCGAGCGCCTGGGTGCGTCCGGGCTGGTCGCGGCCGTGGTCGCGGGCCTGGTGACGGGCCACGCGGCGCCGGGGGCGCTGCGGGCGCGCGACCGCGTCACCGAGATCGCGGTGTGGCGGACGCTGGAGCTGCTGCTCGAGGGGTCCGTGTTCCTGCTCATGGGCCTCGAGGTGTTCGGCCTCGTGGAAGACGTCCTCGACGTGCACGGCAGCCTGGGGGTGGCGCTCGGGCTGGGCGCGCTCACGGGCACGCTCGTGCTCGCCGTGCGGTCCGTCTTCGTCGCCTGGTCGGTGTGGGAGCTCGCGCGGCGCACCGACCGGACCCCGCCCGTGCGCGACTGGCTCACGCACGCCCAGGCGCGGCTCGACGACGGCGAGCTGCCACAGCCGCCCGCCGGACGCGGCCGCGCCAGACGCCGGGCACGGCGGGGTGCGGCCGCGGCGCGGGACGGTGGGGCCGAGGCCGTCGGGCGCCGGGTGCAGCGCAAGATCGCCGACATCGACTACCTGGTCGCCGAGCGCTTCGGGCCGCGCGAGGGCGTGGTGCTCGTGTGGGCGGGCCTGCGCGGCGCCGTCACCCTGGCGGCCGCCCAGTCGCTGCCGTCGGGCACGCCGCAGCGGTCGTTGCTCGTCCTCGTCGCGTTCGTCGTGGCCGCCGGGACCCTCCTGATCCAGGGGTCGACGCTGCCCTGGGTGCTGCGACGGCTCGGGATGGCGGGGCGGGAGCAGCGCGACGAGGCGGCCCTGGCCGCGCTGCGGGACGACCTGCGGCGGGCCGCGCTGCGCCGGCTGGACGACCCCGACCTCACCCAGCCGGACGGTACGCCGTACCCCGCGCCGGTCGTGGAGCGCACCCGGCACCGGTTCGCCGTGCTGGACGCGCAGGTCACGGCCGACGACGAGCAGCGCGAGCTGGACCGCGCGGCCGGGCAGCGCCTGCTCATCGCGCTGCTGACCGCCCAGCGCGCGGAGCTGCTGCACGTGCGCGACCTGGGTACGTACCCGTCGGCGGTGCTGACCCAGGCGCTGGCGGAGCTGGACGCGCTGCAGATCGGCGTCGAGCTGCGGTCGTGA
- a CDS encoding ATP-binding cassette domain-containing protein, translating to MATPAPARADTHDRIRVHGARVNNLQDVSIELPKRRLTVFTGVSGSGKSSLVFGTIAAESQRLINETYSAFVQGFMPTLARPDVDVLEGLTTAIIVDQERMGANSRSTVGTATDANAMLRILFSRLGEPHIGSPQAYSFNVPTVRASGAIAVDQGHKRAQKVSFEQIGGMCARCEGMGRVTDFDLTALYDDGKSLEEGALTVPGYTMDGWYGRIFRASGLFPPDRPIREFTEKQLHGLLYQDPMKLKVEGINVTYEGLIPKIQKSFLSKDVDAMQPHIRAFVERAITFQTCPECGGTRLNEGARASRIAGLNIADVCAMQITDLADWVRALDEPSVAPLLTALRETLDSFVEIGLGYLSLDRPSGTLSGGEAQRTKMIRHLGSSLTDVTYVFDEPTVGLHPHDIARMNDLLLRLRDKGNTVLVVEHKPEAIAIADHVVDLGPGAGTAGGQVVYEGTVDGLRGSGTLTGRHLDDRARLKPEVRTPTGAIEIRGAATHNLRDVDVDVPLGVLVVVTGVAGSGKSSLIHGSLAPLDGVVTVDQGAIKGSRRSNPATYTGLLEPIRKAFAKANGVKPALFSANSEGACPVCNGAGVVYTDLGMMAGVATTCEVCEGKRFQAEVLEYTLGGKDISEVLAMPATQAEQFFAAGEARIPAAHAVLQRLVDVGLGYVTLGQPLTTLSGGERQRLKLATHLGDKGGVLVLDEPTTGLHLADVENLLGLLDRLVDAGKSVVVIEHHQAVMAHADWIIDLGPGAGHDGGRVVLEGTPADLVADRSTLTGQHLAAYVGA from the coding sequence ATGGCCACGCCCGCGCCCGCCCGCGCCGACACCCACGACCGCATCCGCGTGCACGGGGCGCGCGTGAACAACCTCCAGGACGTGAGCATCGAGCTGCCCAAGCGGCGGCTGACGGTGTTCACGGGCGTCTCGGGCTCCGGCAAGAGCTCGCTGGTGTTCGGCACGATCGCCGCGGAGTCCCAGCGCCTCATCAACGAGACCTACAGCGCGTTCGTGCAGGGCTTCATGCCGACGCTCGCGCGACCGGACGTCGACGTCCTCGAGGGGCTGACCACCGCGATCATCGTCGACCAGGAGCGGATGGGTGCCAACTCGCGCTCCACGGTCGGCACGGCCACCGACGCCAACGCGATGCTGCGCATCCTGTTCAGCCGGCTCGGGGAGCCGCACATCGGCTCGCCGCAGGCGTACTCGTTCAACGTGCCGACCGTGCGGGCCAGCGGCGCGATCGCGGTGGACCAGGGGCACAAGCGCGCGCAGAAGGTGTCGTTCGAGCAGATCGGCGGCATGTGCGCGCGCTGCGAGGGCATGGGCAGGGTCACCGACTTCGACCTCACCGCGCTCTACGACGACGGCAAGTCGCTCGAGGAGGGCGCGCTCACCGTCCCCGGCTACACGATGGACGGCTGGTACGGCCGCATCTTCCGCGCGAGCGGGCTCTTCCCGCCGGACCGCCCGATCCGCGAGTTCACCGAGAAGCAGCTGCACGGCCTGCTCTACCAGGACCCGATGAAGCTCAAGGTCGAGGGCATCAACGTCACCTACGAGGGTCTGATCCCCAAGATCCAGAAGTCGTTCCTCTCCAAGGACGTCGACGCGATGCAGCCCCACATCCGGGCGTTCGTCGAGCGGGCGATCACCTTCCAGACCTGCCCCGAGTGCGGCGGCACGCGCCTCAACGAGGGGGCGCGGGCGTCGCGGATCGCCGGGCTCAACATCGCCGACGTGTGCGCGATGCAGATCACCGACCTGGCCGACTGGGTGCGTGCCCTGGACGAGCCGTCCGTCGCGCCCCTGCTCACGGCGCTGCGCGAGACGCTCGACTCGTTCGTCGAGATCGGGCTCGGTTACCTGTCGCTGGACCGGCCGTCGGGCACGCTCTCGGGCGGCGAGGCGCAGCGCACCAAGATGATCCGGCACCTCGGGTCCTCGCTGACCGACGTCACCTACGTGTTCGACGAGCCGACGGTCGGGCTGCACCCGCACGACATCGCGCGCATGAACGACCTGCTGCTGCGGCTGCGGGACAAGGGCAACACGGTGCTCGTCGTCGAGCACAAGCCCGAGGCCATCGCGATCGCCGACCACGTCGTCGACCTTGGCCCCGGGGCCGGGACGGCCGGCGGTCAGGTGGTGTACGAGGGAACGGTCGACGGGTTGCGGGGCAGCGGCACGCTCACGGGCCGGCACCTCGACGACCGCGCGCGGCTGAAGCCCGAGGTCCGCACACCGACCGGCGCGATCGAGATCCGTGGCGCGGCCACGCACAACCTCCGGGACGTCGACGTCGACGTGCCCCTCGGCGTGCTGGTCGTCGTCACGGGCGTCGCCGGGTCCGGCAAGAGCTCGCTGATCCACGGCTCGCTGGCCCCGCTCGACGGTGTCGTGACGGTCGACCAGGGCGCCATCAAGGGCTCGCGCCGGTCCAACCCCGCGACCTACACGGGGCTGCTCGAGCCGATCCGCAAGGCGTTCGCCAAGGCCAACGGGGTCAAGCCCGCGCTGTTCAGCGCCAACTCCGAGGGTGCGTGCCCTGTCTGCAACGGCGCCGGCGTCGTCTACACCGACCTGGGGATGATGGCGGGCGTCGCCACGACGTGCGAGGTCTGCGAGGGCAAGCGGTTCCAGGCCGAGGTGCTCGAGTACACGCTCGGCGGGAAGGACATCAGCGAGGTGCTCGCGATGCCCGCCACGCAGGCCGAGCAGTTCTTCGCCGCGGGGGAGGCGCGCATCCCCGCCGCGCACGCCGTCCTGCAGCGGCTCGTCGACGTGGGCCTCGGGTACGTGACCCTGGGGCAGCCGCTGACGACGCTGTCCGGCGGCGAGCGCCAACGTCTCAAGCTCGCCACGCACCTGGGCGACAAGGGCGGGGTGCTCGTCCTCGACGAGCCCACGACCGGCCTGCACCTGGCCGACGTCGAGAACCTGCTCGGCCTGCTGGACCGGCTGGTCGACGCGGGCAAGTCCGTGGTCGTCATCGAGCACCACCAGGCCGTGATGGCCCACGCGGACTGGATCATCGACCTCGGGCCGGGCGCGGGGCACGACGGCGGACGGGTGGTGCTCGAGGGCACGCCGGCCGACCTCGTCGCGGACCGCTCGACGCTCACGGGGCAGCACCTGGCGGCGTACGTCGGGGCCTGA
- a CDS encoding SpoIIE family protein phosphatase, with protein sequence MHGSTDGTDLRPGADAQAERLSLLDSAAQATRLSLLDSAAQAAGLGTFEWDLATGALHWDPTLLEVFGYDAGTFSGLIEAFDARLHPADARGVAAAIDSAIAGCGVYEAEFRVVRPDGTVRWLSARGRALAGPSGRAERLIGVATDTTALRERDLQVQQILEDMSTGYFWLDERWRFGYVNAEAELILERTRADLLGGVIWDLFPAARGTAFEEHYRAAPRTGEPQVFDAYYPAPLDAWYEIRATPERGGVAVYFTDVTERRQALELAEQGRARSDMLARVAGVLADAVDPVRALDAVLPHLVPDVADFAIASLLDDGAGPWRGRLRDVAALHADPTLQPLLDEYRSLRVPALSSTSLVAEALTTSRPVMRFGAPSLEDIVAAGPVRDLLLRLAPETLMVLPLRGRGRTRGIVTLARRAARDGFTATDVTALRDVTAQMGLALDNAHLHAARRDLTEELQRSLLTALPEVGGLQLAARYVPASTGAQIGGDWYDAFVLRDGCTCLVIGDVTGHDLQAAVRMAQIRNVLRGGAHAVVQPPAAILSALDWAVQDLQIDALSTAVLARVEQPPDAVRRGVRVLRWSNAGHLPPLLLHPDGRGELLSRRSDLLIGLQRHTVRRDHTQELAPGATVLLYTDGLVERRGERLEAGLERLRACAEGVAHLDLEDVCDALVEAMAPAGDDDVAMLALRVQPDEAAARGRTDPLEVDG encoded by the coding sequence GTGCACGGATCGACGGACGGGACGGACCTACGTCCGGGCGCCGACGCGCAGGCCGAGCGCCTCTCGCTGCTCGACTCGGCCGCGCAGGCGACGCGCCTCTCGCTGCTCGACTCCGCCGCGCAGGCCGCGGGCCTGGGGACGTTCGAGTGGGACCTGGCGACGGGTGCGCTGCACTGGGACCCCACGCTGCTGGAGGTCTTCGGGTACGACGCCGGGACGTTCAGCGGCCTGATCGAGGCGTTCGACGCCCGGCTGCACCCGGCCGACGCGAGAGGCGTCGCGGCCGCGATCGACAGCGCCATCGCCGGCTGCGGCGTGTACGAGGCCGAGTTCCGCGTGGTGCGTCCCGACGGGACCGTGCGCTGGCTGAGCGCCCGGGGCCGGGCGCTGGCCGGCCCGTCGGGTCGCGCCGAGCGCCTCATCGGCGTCGCGACGGACACGACCGCGCTGCGCGAGCGCGACCTGCAGGTGCAGCAGATCCTCGAGGACATGTCGACCGGCTACTTCTGGCTCGACGAGCGGTGGCGGTTCGGGTACGTCAACGCCGAGGCCGAGCTCATCCTGGAGCGGACGCGGGCCGACCTCCTGGGCGGGGTGATCTGGGACCTCTTCCCCGCGGCGCGGGGCACCGCCTTCGAGGAGCACTACCGCGCCGCACCGCGCACGGGCGAGCCGCAGGTGTTCGACGCGTACTACCCGGCACCCCTCGACGCCTGGTACGAGATCCGTGCCACCCCCGAGCGCGGCGGTGTCGCCGTGTACTTCACGGACGTGACGGAGCGCCGCCAGGCGCTGGAGCTCGCCGAGCAGGGCCGCGCGCGCTCGGACATGCTCGCCCGGGTCGCCGGGGTGCTCGCGGACGCGGTCGACCCGGTCCGCGCCCTGGACGCCGTGCTCCCCCACCTGGTGCCGGACGTCGCCGACTTCGCCATCGCGAGCCTGCTGGACGACGGCGCGGGGCCCTGGCGAGGCCGCCTGCGCGACGTCGCGGCGCTGCACGCCGACCCCACCCTGCAGCCGCTGCTCGACGAGTACCGGTCGCTGCGCGTCCCGGCGCTGTCGAGCACCTCCCTGGTGGCCGAGGCGCTGACGACCTCGCGGCCCGTGATGCGCTTCGGCGCGCCGTCGCTCGAGGACATCGTGGCGGCGGGCCCCGTGCGGGACCTGCTGCTGCGGCTGGCACCCGAGACTCTCATGGTCCTGCCGCTGCGGGGGCGAGGCCGCACCCGGGGCATCGTGACGCTCGCGCGGCGCGCCGCCCGGGACGGGTTCACGGCGACGGACGTCACGGCCCTGCGGGACGTGACCGCGCAGATGGGCCTCGCGCTGGACAACGCGCACCTGCACGCCGCGCGGCGGGACCTCACGGAGGAGCTGCAGCGCAGCCTGCTCACCGCCCTGCCGGAGGTGGGGGGCCTGCAGCTCGCCGCACGGTACGTCCCGGCGTCGACGGGCGCGCAGATCGGCGGGGACTGGTACGACGCGTTCGTGCTGCGCGACGGGTGCACCTGCCTGGTGATCGGTGACGTCACCGGCCACGACCTGCAGGCGGCGGTGCGGATGGCGCAGATCCGCAACGTGCTGCGCGGCGGTGCGCACGCGGTCGTCCAGCCGCCGGCCGCGATCCTGTCCGCGCTCGACTGGGCGGTGCAGGACCTGCAGATCGACGCCCTGAGCACCGCGGTCCTGGCGCGTGTCGAGCAGCCGCCCGACGCGGTGCGACGGGGTGTGCGTGTCCTGCGCTGGTCGAACGCGGGCCACCTGCCGCCGCTGCTGCTGCACCCGGACGGGCGCGGTGAGCTGCTGTCGCGCCGCAGCGACCTGCTGATCGGCCTGCAACGGCACACCGTGCGGCGGGACCACACGCAGGAGCTCGCGCCCGGTGCGACCGTGCTGCTGTACACCGACGGGCTCGTCGAGCGCCGCGGGGAGCGGCTGGAGGCCGGGCTGGAGCGGCTCCGCGCGTGCGCCGAGGGCGTGGCGCACCTGGACCTGGAGGACGTCTGCGACGCCCTCGTCGAGGCGATGGCGCCCGCCGGGGACGACGACGTGGCGATGCTGGCGCTGCGGGTGCAGCCGGACGAGGCGGCGGCGCGCGGGCGGACGGACCCGCTAGAGGTTGACGGTTGA
- a CDS encoding VOC family protein, producing MSTTIPQGPTDERVLAPATSMDAVTLHVGDLEGMTSYYAGAIALEPLEERARGHQVHRVLGRGTTPMLRLVHTPGLPAVDPRQAGLFHTAFLFDDATSLSATVYRAAQDPRSRFVGSSDHLVSEAFYFTDPEGNGIELYTDRDRDLWLHRDGNLVMGVEHLDPNAYLRAHLTQEALDAGPALAGRVGHVHLQVGDIAVAEAFYLDALGFEATVRGYPGALFASAGGYHHHVAMNTWNSRGAGPRASTLGLGDVAVTVPGREDLDALTARLRARGLPFADDGRSVTVRDPWETRVTVSVPGTTTEDLLTR from the coding sequence ATGTCGACCACGATCCCGCAGGGCCCCACCGACGAGCGCGTGCTCGCGCCCGCCACGTCGATGGACGCGGTGACGCTGCACGTCGGCGACCTCGAGGGCATGACGTCCTACTACGCGGGCGCCATCGCGCTCGAGCCCCTGGAGGAGCGCGCCCGCGGCCACCAGGTGCACCGCGTGCTCGGACGCGGCACCACGCCGATGCTGCGCCTCGTCCACACCCCCGGACTGCCCGCGGTCGACCCGCGGCAGGCCGGCCTGTTCCACACCGCCTTCCTCTTCGACGACGCGACGAGCCTGTCCGCGACCGTCTACCGCGCGGCGCAGGACCCCCGCAGCCGGTTCGTCGGGTCGAGCGACCACCTGGTGTCCGAGGCGTTCTACTTCACGGACCCCGAGGGCAACGGCATCGAGCTGTACACCGACCGCGACCGCGACCTGTGGCTCCACCGCGACGGCAACCTCGTCATGGGCGTCGAGCACCTCGACCCGAACGCCTACCTGCGCGCGCACCTCACGCAGGAGGCGCTCGACGCCGGTCCGGCGCTCGCCGGGCGGGTCGGGCACGTGCACCTGCAGGTCGGGGACATCGCGGTCGCGGAGGCGTTCTACCTCGACGCGCTCGGGTTCGAGGCCACGGTCCGCGGCTACCCCGGCGCGCTGTTCGCGTCCGCCGGCGGGTACCACCACCACGTCGCGATGAACACCTGGAACAGCCGGGGCGCCGGTCCGCGCGCCTCGACGCTCGGGCTGGGCGACGTCGCCGTCACGGTGCCGGGGCGCGAGGACCTCGACGCGCTGACGGCCCGGCTGCGGGCGCGGGGCCTGCCGTTCGCCGACGACGGCCGGTCCGTCACCGTGCGCGACCCGTGGGAGACCCGGGTGACCGTGAGCGTGCCCGGCACGACGACGGAGGACCTGCTCACGCGCTGA
- a CDS encoding TetR/AcrR family transcriptional regulator, with the protein MVENPTGPRGPSPARARLLRTAADLFYAEGVHAVGVDRVITEAGVTRATFYRHFPGKEALVVAYLEAADRAVRAAVGEVPQEPGAAAGWLTGMTLHVADELCRPGFRGCPFINAAAEFPDPTSPVRRVVREHRDWLQGVATEALRRAGHPDPPEGGRRWTALRDGAMVSGYLDDAQAARATLRDAVEELVRAR; encoded by the coding sequence ATGGTCGAGAACCCGACGGGTCCGCGCGGGCCGTCCCCGGCCCGCGCCCGGCTGCTGCGCACCGCCGCCGACCTCTTCTACGCCGAGGGCGTCCACGCGGTCGGCGTCGACCGCGTCATCACCGAGGCGGGCGTCACGCGGGCCACGTTCTACCGGCACTTCCCGGGCAAGGAGGCGCTCGTCGTCGCGTACCTCGAGGCGGCCGACCGGGCCGTGCGCGCGGCGGTCGGCGAGGTCCCGCAGGAGCCCGGTGCGGCGGCGGGCTGGCTCACCGGCATGACGCTGCACGTGGCCGACGAGCTGTGCCGACCCGGCTTCCGCGGCTGCCCGTTCATCAACGCCGCGGCGGAGTTCCCCGACCCGACCAGCCCGGTGCGGCGCGTCGTGCGCGAGCACCGGGACTGGCTGCAGGGGGTGGCGACCGAGGCGCTGCGTCGCGCCGGGCACCCCGACCCGCCGGAGGGCGGTCGGCGCTGGACCGCGCTGCGCGACGGTGCCATGGTCAGCGGCTACCTCGACGACGCGCAGGCCGCCCGTGCGACGCTGCGCGACGCGGTCGAGGAGCTCGTGCGGGCGCGCTGA
- a CDS encoding organic hydroperoxide resistance protein, with protein MAVIYTAVATATGEGREGHTRSSDGLVDVDLAVPREMGGPGGATNPEQLFAAGYAACFHSALKSVARRDQVTFTDSAVTAEVGIGPTDAGGFGLEITLHVELGGVDQATAEQLVEAAHQVCPYSNATRGNVPVTLEVVTA; from the coding sequence ATGGCTGTCATCTACACCGCGGTCGCCACGGCCACCGGCGAGGGCCGCGAGGGCCACACCCGCAGCTCCGACGGGCTCGTCGACGTCGACCTCGCCGTCCCCCGCGAGATGGGCGGCCCGGGCGGGGCCACCAACCCCGAGCAGCTGTTCGCCGCCGGGTACGCCGCCTGCTTCCACAGCGCGCTGAAGAGCGTGGCCCGCCGCGACCAGGTGACGTTCACCGACTCCGCGGTCACGGCCGAGGTCGGCATCGGCCCCACCGACGCCGGCGGGTTCGGGCTCGAGATCACGCTGCACGTCGAGCTCGGCGGCGTCGACCAGGCGACCGCGGAGCAGCTCGTCGAGGCCGCGCACCAGGTCTGCCCGTACTCGAACGCGACCCGCGGCAACGTCCCCGTCACGCTGGAGGTCGTCACCGCCTGA